One genomic segment of Salinigranum rubrum includes these proteins:
- a CDS encoding ABC transporter ATP-binding protein, with the protein MPDDHGGFEHVRENVDGHPMVNLLGYASTYWVRLSLGVLAAFLTRFARLVPPIVVAAAIDRAIRQSGETGLLTDVGLLPATQVTGQAARLALLERLVAIAVLAYLLRSVARFASRYLLQSTAQKVQRDLRNDTYDHIQHLSMDFFVDHQTGGMMSILNSDINRLEQFLNTEFRQLIRVIATVGGIAVILWTYSPKLALVALAPVPLIGVASGQFLTWIEPRYKSIRETVARLNTRLENNLGGAAVIKTFDRYDFERDRVAAQSEAYHDEKVRALRIRRGFFATLRLLTGVVFVVVLYIGGTDIITGTPGTNGALTLGGFALFFLLLRRLYSPMRRVGKSANKYQLAKSSAERVFGLLGREPTITSPDPAHRPDHVDGHVEFDSVTFSYGDRDPVLHDVSLDVPAGTTVGLAGATGAGKSTLVKLVARFHDVDAGAVRVDGVDVREYELQELRDEIAIVEQNPYLFSGTVAENIAYGDEATLKAEWTDDGDSDDDGTQTARDRVVEAATAAAADEFIRDLPEGYDTQVGERGVKLSGGQRQRLAIARALVNDPAIIIFDEATSDVDTETEDLIQESLERLVEDRTAFVIAHRLSTIQHADEIVVLDDGRIVERGEHAELVAQDGTYADLWNGQADAEPRPADD; encoded by the coding sequence GTGCCAGACGACCACGGAGGCTTCGAACACGTCCGCGAGAACGTCGACGGCCACCCGATGGTGAATCTCCTCGGGTACGCGAGCACGTACTGGGTCCGCCTCTCGCTCGGCGTGCTCGCGGCGTTTCTCACCCGCTTCGCCCGCCTCGTGCCGCCCATCGTCGTCGCGGCCGCCATCGACCGCGCCATCCGACAGTCGGGCGAGACGGGCCTCCTCACGGACGTGGGCCTCCTCCCCGCGACACAGGTCACTGGGCAGGCCGCCCGCCTCGCCCTGCTGGAGCGCCTCGTCGCCATCGCGGTCCTCGCGTATCTCCTCCGCTCGGTCGCTCGATTCGCCTCCCGGTACCTCCTCCAGTCGACGGCGCAGAAGGTTCAGCGCGACCTCCGCAACGACACGTACGACCACATCCAGCACCTCTCGATGGACTTCTTCGTCGACCACCAGACCGGGGGGATGATGTCCATCCTCAACAGCGACATCAACCGCCTCGAACAGTTCCTCAACACCGAGTTCAGACAGCTCATCCGCGTGATCGCCACCGTCGGCGGCATCGCGGTCATCCTCTGGACGTACTCCCCGAAACTCGCGCTCGTCGCCCTCGCCCCCGTACCGCTCATCGGCGTCGCCAGTGGGCAGTTCCTGACGTGGATCGAACCGCGCTACAAGTCCATCCGCGAGACCGTCGCCCGACTCAACACGCGACTGGAGAACAACCTCGGCGGGGCGGCCGTCATCAAGACGTTCGACCGCTACGACTTCGAGCGGGACCGCGTCGCCGCCCAGAGCGAGGCCTACCACGACGAGAAGGTCCGTGCGCTCCGCATCCGCCGTGGCTTCTTCGCCACCCTTCGGCTCCTCACGGGCGTCGTGTTCGTCGTCGTCCTCTACATCGGCGGGACGGACATCATCACGGGCACGCCGGGGACGAACGGGGCGCTCACCCTCGGCGGCTTCGCGCTCTTCTTCCTCCTCCTGAGACGCCTCTACTCGCCGATGCGTCGCGTCGGCAAGTCGGCCAACAAGTACCAGCTCGCGAAGTCCAGCGCCGAGCGCGTCTTCGGCCTCCTGGGTCGAGAGCCGACCATCACGAGTCCGGACCCGGCACACCGTCCCGACCACGTCGACGGCCACGTCGAGTTCGACTCGGTGACGTTCTCGTACGGCGACCGCGACCCCGTGCTCCACGACGTCTCGCTCGACGTGCCCGCGGGGACGACCGTGGGGCTTGCGGGCGCCACTGGTGCAGGGAAGTCGACCCTCGTGAAACTCGTCGCCCGCTTTCACGATGTCGACGCGGGCGCCGTCCGGGTCGACGGCGTCGACGTCCGCGAGTACGAACTCCAAGAACTCCGCGACGAGATAGCCATCGTCGAACAGAACCCCTACCTCTTCTCGGGGACGGTCGCCGAGAACATCGCCTACGGCGACGAGGCGACGCTCAAAGCGGAGTGGACGGACGACGGCGATAGCGACGACGACGGCACCCAGACGGCCCGCGACCGCGTGGTCGAGGCTGCGACCGCCGCGGCGGCAGACGAGTTCATCCGCGACCTGCCCGAGGGCTACGACACGCAGGTGGGCGAACGCGGCGTGAAGCTCTCGGGCGGCCAGCGCCAGCGACTCGCCATCGCCCGTGCGCTGGTGAACGACCCCGCGATCATCATCTTCGACGAGGCGACCTCCGACGTCGACACCGAGACGGAGGACCTCATCCAGGAGAGCCTCGAGCGACTGGTCGAGGACCGCACGGCGTTCGTCATCGCCCATCGGCTCTCGACGATCCAGCACGCCGACGAAATCGTGGTCCTCGACGACGGGCGCATCGTCGAACGGGGTGAGCACGCGGAGCTAGTGGCTCAGGACGGCACGTACGCCGACCTCTGGAACGGCCAGGCCGACGCCGAGCCGCGACCGGCCGACGACTGA
- a CDS encoding carboxymuconolactone decarboxylase family protein: protein MSSDDARVPLLTQSDLPEEYRYLFDNEALGDLNLFRSMAHVPRAMQAYMRFGTALWNAGTLSTRERELAILAVARTLRSEYEWHQHVELGREAGVTDEELGALARGADCELTEREQGVVRYASAVATGTVTDPLFEAVVDVTDIDTTVGLTMLAGHYLMTARILDALSVPVDGDGFVGWSVE, encoded by the coding sequence ATGTCGAGCGACGATGCGCGCGTCCCGCTGTTGACACAGTCCGACCTCCCCGAGGAGTACCGGTACCTCTTCGACAACGAGGCGCTCGGCGACCTCAACCTCTTCCGGTCGATGGCGCACGTCCCCCGGGCGATGCAGGCGTACATGCGGTTCGGGACGGCGCTGTGGAACGCCGGCACGCTGTCGACGCGCGAGCGCGAACTGGCGATTCTGGCGGTCGCGCGGACGCTCCGGTCGGAGTACGAGTGGCACCAGCACGTCGAGTTGGGGCGGGAGGCGGGCGTCACGGACGAGGAACTGGGGGCGCTCGCCCGCGGGGCCGACTGTGAACTCACCGAGCGCGAACAGGGCGTCGTTCGGTACGCGAGCGCGGTGGCGACGGGGACGGTGACCGACCCGCTGTTCGAGGCCGTCGTCGACGTCACCGACATCGACACGACGGTCGGCCTGACGATGCTGGCCGGACACTACCTCATGACCGCGCGCATCCTCGACGCCCTGTCGGTCCCGGTCGACGGCGACGGGTTCGTCGGCTGGTCGGTGGAGTGA
- a CDS encoding AGE family epimerase/isomerase, with protein sequence MSDSVARRPRWLRQYARNVLSYYYPTCIDTRFGGYIAQLDERDGHVYDARTKHLVATARAVHNFSVGCLLDGPVWCRAAAEHGLSFLQSGHWDEEREGYDWLLEGRNTADATRHCYGHAFVLLAGARAHQAGIDRGKETLERAFDVIDERFWEPEHGLCADEASADWTDVSEYRGLNANMHTCEALLAAFEATDERRYLDRAATIAETVTRDLAQDGDGRLWEHYTADWDADFEYNRDDPTHQFRPWGYQPGHHAEWAKLLLLLHRHAPESWHVTRAKDLFDTAVDIGWDDTSGGFFYTVDREGEPVVADKYGWEVTEAIGAAALLSRHESEYLEWYDRLWEYAHEYFIDPRHGNWYERLTRDHQRDGPNHGVGVEPGYHPLNNAWVALQTFEADR encoded by the coding sequence ATGTCCGATTCGGTAGCACGGCGACCCCGGTGGCTTCGCCAGTACGCCCGAAACGTCCTCTCGTACTACTACCCTACGTGTATCGACACGCGCTTCGGCGGCTACATCGCCCAGCTAGACGAGCGGGACGGTCACGTCTACGACGCCCGGACGAAACACCTGGTCGCGACCGCTCGCGCGGTCCACAACTTCAGCGTCGGCTGTCTCCTCGATGGACCGGTGTGGTGTCGTGCCGCGGCCGAACACGGCCTTAGCTTCCTCCAGTCGGGCCACTGGGACGAGGAACGCGAGGGCTACGACTGGCTGTTGGAGGGTCGGAACACGGCGGACGCGACGCGACACTGCTACGGACACGCGTTCGTGCTGCTCGCCGGCGCCCGCGCGCACCAGGCGGGCATCGACCGGGGGAAAGAGACGCTCGAACGAGCGTTCGACGTCATCGACGAGCGCTTCTGGGAGCCCGAGCACGGGCTCTGTGCGGACGAAGCGTCAGCCGACTGGACCGACGTCTCCGAGTACCGCGGCCTGAACGCGAACATGCACACCTGTGAGGCACTGCTGGCAGCCTTCGAAGCCACCGACGAGAGGCGGTACCTCGACCGCGCGGCGACCATCGCCGAGACGGTGACCCGCGATCTCGCACAGGACGGCGACGGACGGCTCTGGGAGCATTACACCGCCGACTGGGACGCGGATTTCGAGTACAACCGTGACGACCCGACGCACCAGTTCCGACCGTGGGGCTACCAGCCGGGCCATCACGCCGAGTGGGCGAAACTCCTGTTGCTCCTCCACCGACACGCCCCGGAGTCGTGGCACGTCACCCGGGCGAAAGACCTGTTCGACACGGCCGTCGATATCGGCTGGGACGACACCTCCGGCGGCTTCTTCTACACGGTCGACCGCGAGGGCGAACCGGTCGTCGCCGACAAGTACGGCTGGGAGGTCACAGAGGCAATCGGTGCTGCCGCCCTCCTCTCACGACACGAGAGTGAGTACCTGGAGTGGTACGACCGCCTCTGGGAGTACGCCCACGAGTACTTCATCGATCCCCGCCACGGCAACTGGTACGAACGGTTGACGCGCGACCACCAGCGCGACGGTCCCAACCACGGGGTAGGAGTCGAACCGGGCTATCACCCTCTCAACAACGCCTGGGTCGCACTGCAGACGTTCGAAGCGGACCGATAG
- a CDS encoding DUF2182 domain-containing protein translates to MHALDGLRGRIERRRIPLVALATYLVALLAWVALVERWLPMPGTGAGADMRMVDPGAPEAMALANGLSGMGLYLLMWGVMMVAMMYPATVPLFRLYDGTLKRATKRERVTRLGAFVGTYTVVWALTGIVPLAVNRVVPLAALANENGSVLLGGSLLVLSAYQLSSYKRHCLDYCRSPLGFLADHYRPGVRGAIRLSGRFSGFCLGCCWALMGLVVVVGSMNLLWMAGVTVVVSLERAVSWGDRLATATGLVAGLVGAGLVVTSLLAPLG, encoded by the coding sequence ATGCACGCACTAGACGGGTTACGAGGTCGCATCGAACGCAGGCGAATCCCGCTCGTCGCGCTCGCGACGTACCTGGTCGCGCTGCTCGCGTGGGTCGCGCTCGTCGAGCGGTGGCTCCCGATGCCAGGGACAGGAGCGGGTGCCGACATGCGAATGGTCGACCCGGGCGCCCCCGAGGCGATGGCGCTGGCGAACGGGCTGTCGGGGATGGGACTGTATCTGCTCATGTGGGGGGTGATGATGGTCGCGATGATGTACCCCGCGACAGTCCCCCTGTTTCGGCTGTACGACGGGACGCTCAAGCGAGCGACGAAGCGCGAACGGGTGACGCGGCTCGGTGCGTTCGTGGGCACGTACACCGTCGTCTGGGCGCTCACGGGAATCGTGCCGCTCGCGGTGAACCGTGTCGTTCCGCTCGCCGCCCTCGCCAACGAAAACGGCTCGGTCCTGCTGGGCGGGTCGTTGCTGGTACTGTCGGCGTATCAGCTCTCCTCGTACAAGCGCCACTGTCTCGATTACTGTCGGTCGCCACTGGGTTTCCTCGCCGACCACTATCGCCCCGGGGTTCGTGGGGCGATACGGTTGAGCGGCCGGTTCAGCGGCTTCTGTCTCGGGTGCTGCTGGGCGTTGATGGGTCTCGTGGTCGTCGTCGGCTCGATGAACCTGCTGTGGATGGCCGGTGTCACCGTGGTCGTCTCGCTCGAACGGGCGGTGTCGTGGGGCGACCGACTGGCGACGGCCACCGGACTCGTCGCCGGTCTCGTGGGTGCCGGACTCGTCGTGACGAGTCTGCTGGCACCGCTCGGATGA
- a CDS encoding PfkB family carbohydrate kinase, whose amino-acid sequence MAPTDSYPDSQTRDAVDSCRKHLPAEPSGGSVLFGFDGYVDNVREAGTNAGASDNERIGTLGEFGEEIVTSAAADSSLSISWECRGQRTGGHVSHLSRVYQTLGFEPTLVGMCGDPVLDLFEREFGECTIHSLGDPGITDAIEFDDGKLMLMESGGAATLDWETLQSRVGVDTLVDELDGSKLLGIGYWAMIPELASILDRLRESVFPQLTDPPEHVLLDPANIREIDREMLDSIVAATRRLADVVDVTVSANRYETKELATELGGHAGDELGADARVAFDSLGVDRFVGHSVTESVVVSDDGTTSVRVAPVESPELTTSAGDHFNAGLSLGLVEGLPEDAAVVLGNALAREFVRTGETPSYDDIVSAVTTYGAQFE is encoded by the coding sequence ATGGCACCGACAGACAGCTATCCGGACTCACAGACACGCGATGCGGTGGATTCGTGCCGGAAGCACCTCCCGGCCGAACCGAGCGGGGGAAGCGTGCTGTTCGGCTTCGACGGGTACGTCGACAACGTCCGTGAGGCTGGGACGAACGCCGGCGCGTCGGACAACGAGCGTATCGGAACACTGGGCGAGTTCGGCGAGGAGATCGTGACGTCGGCGGCCGCCGACAGTTCTCTGTCCATCTCGTGGGAGTGCCGCGGCCAGCGAACCGGCGGACACGTCAGCCACCTGTCTCGTGTGTACCAGACGCTCGGGTTCGAGCCGACGCTCGTCGGGATGTGCGGCGACCCGGTTCTCGACCTCTTCGAACGGGAGTTCGGGGAGTGCACCATCCACTCGCTGGGGGACCCGGGAATCACCGACGCCATCGAGTTCGACGACGGGAAGCTGATGTTGATGGAAAGCGGCGGTGCGGCAACGCTGGACTGGGAGACCCTCCAGTCACGCGTCGGTGTCGACACGCTGGTCGACGAACTCGATGGGTCGAAACTGCTCGGGATCGGCTACTGGGCGATGATCCCCGAACTCGCGTCGATCTTGGACCGACTTCGAGAGTCGGTCTTCCCGCAGCTAACAGACCCACCAGAGCACGTCCTGCTCGACCCCGCGAACATCCGCGAAATCGACCGCGAGATGCTGGACTCCATCGTCGCGGCGACGCGCCGACTCGCCGACGTCGTCGACGTGACCGTCTCGGCGAACCGCTACGAGACCAAGGAACTCGCGACTGAACTCGGAGGCCACGCGGGCGACGAACTCGGAGCGGACGCCCGCGTCGCGTTCGACTCGCTGGGCGTCGATCGGTTCGTCGGGCACAGCGTGACCGAGTCCGTGGTCGTAAGCGACGACGGAACGACGAGCGTACGCGTCGCTCCGGTGGAGTCCCCGGAGTTGACCACCAGCGCCGGTGATCACTTCAACGCGGGGCTTTCCCTCGGTCTCGTCGAGGGACTGCCCGAGGACGCCGCAGTCGTCCTCGGCAACGCACTCGCGCGGGAGTTCGTCCGGACGGGAGAGACACCGTCGTACGACGACATCGTCTCGGCCGTCACGACCTACGGCGCGCAGTTCGAGTAG
- the panB gene encoding 3-methyl-2-oxobutanoate hydroxymethyltransferase, whose protein sequence is MGRTSIPDILEKYEHGDPLTMLTAYDAPIARQVDRGGVDMILVGDSAGDNHLGYDDTLPVTLDEAVSNTAAVDRAVEDAMVVADLPFLSYGASLETSVENAGRFMKEAGADAVKLETAPQGETTIEIVSRLTELGVPVVGHIGLTPQRMRQIGGGYVQGRGDGSSATVEALVATAEQLEHAGAFSIILEAVTEETGRQVTEAVDVPTIGIGAGRYVDGQVLVVTDVLGLSEESYRLSKQYADLNAVVQDAVESYVDDVRGGTFPASENVFDPIDDEE, encoded by the coding sequence ATGGGCCGTACATCGATTCCGGATATCCTCGAGAAGTACGAACACGGCGACCCCCTCACGATGTTGACCGCGTACGACGCCCCCATCGCCCGCCAGGTCGACAGAGGCGGCGTCGACATGATTCTCGTCGGGGACAGCGCCGGCGACAACCACCTGGGATACGACGATACGCTCCCGGTCACGCTCGACGAGGCGGTGTCGAACACGGCGGCCGTCGACCGGGCGGTCGAGGACGCGATGGTCGTCGCCGATCTGCCGTTTCTGTCGTACGGGGCGTCGCTCGAAACGTCCGTCGAGAACGCCGGTCGATTCATGAAAGAGGCGGGCGCGGACGCGGTGAAACTGGAGACGGCACCGCAGGGAGAGACGACCATCGAAATCGTCTCTCGCCTCACTGAACTCGGGGTGCCCGTCGTGGGGCACATCGGACTGACCCCCCAGCGGATGAGGCAGATCGGCGGCGGGTACGTCCAGGGACGGGGAGACGGGAGTTCAGCCACCGTCGAGGCGCTGGTAGCGACCGCAGAACAGCTAGAACATGCCGGTGCGTTCTCGATCATTCTCGAAGCGGTCACCGAAGAGACGGGCAGGCAGGTCACCGAAGCGGTCGACGTTCCGACGATCGGAATCGGGGCGGGGCGATACGTCGACGGACAGGTGCTCGTCGTCACCGACGTCCTCGGGTTGAGCGAGGAGTCGTACCGACTCTCGAAACAGTACGCCGACCTGAACGCGGTCGTGCAGGACGCGGTGGAGTCCTACGTCGACGACGTTCGAGGTGGGACGTTCCCGGCGTCGGAGAACGTCTTCGACCCGATCGACGACGAAGAGTAG
- a CDS encoding helix-turn-helix transcriptional regulator: protein MNSSLEDVEFLARSEHRVRALEALADGPHSRSDLKSLTGASSSTVGRMLGEFETRNWIRREGHWFEATPLGAFVIEGMTTLLERMETEGKLREAMRWFPTDDVDFEAIRCLNDAEIVFPSESDPLAPIRSAGRQLRTGTRLRFLTTQVTVPYLEIVREGVVHEGLEVEGVVTPDVHETLVDDAALAAVYGDLCDSGDVVFFVTEGVPLVLQIIDDGVGIGLVDDSANPRGLVRSDDESVHRWAVETFEAWRDEAERVCGP, encoded by the coding sequence ATGAACTCGTCGCTCGAAGACGTCGAATTTCTCGCTCGCTCGGAGCACCGGGTGAGGGCACTCGAAGCGCTGGCCGACGGTCCGCACAGTCGGTCCGATCTTAAGTCGCTGACCGGAGCGTCGTCGTCCACGGTCGGCCGCATGCTCGGCGAGTTCGAGACGCGAAACTGGATCAGGAGGGAGGGACACTGGTTCGAGGCCACGCCGCTGGGCGCGTTCGTCATCGAGGGGATGACGACCCTGCTCGAGCGAATGGAAACGGAGGGAAAACTGCGCGAGGCGATGCGGTGGTTCCCGACCGACGACGTGGACTTCGAGGCCATCCGGTGTCTGAACGACGCCGAAATCGTGTTCCCATCCGAGAGCGACCCGCTGGCACCGATCAGGAGCGCAGGCCGGCAGTTGCGTACCGGGACACGACTCCGCTTTCTCACGACGCAGGTCACCGTGCCGTATCTCGAAATCGTGCGAGAAGGTGTCGTTCACGAGGGATTGGAAGTGGAGGGGGTGGTGACGCCCGATGTCCACGAGACGCTCGTGGACGACGCTGCCCTGGCAGCCGTGTACGGTGACCTGTGTGATTCGGGCGACGTGGTCTTCTTCGTCACGGAAGGCGTTCCGCTCGTCTTGCAGATCATCGACGACGGCGTGGGGATCGGTCTCGTCGACGACTCGGCGAATCCCCGAGGACTGGTCCGCAGCGACGACGAGAGCGTCCACAGATGGGCGGTCGAGACGTTCGAAGCCTGGCGCGACGAGGCGGAACGAGTCTGTGGACCGTAG
- a CDS encoding DUF1326 domain-containing protein has protein sequence MSVENQERWSIKGEFVEACNCSAPCQCLWNEAPDDDECTAALFWHIDEGEYEGVDLSGLTAGALVYDQGILFEGDWDLVVLVDEQATDAQAAALGDIFMGRAGGVMGAVAELVDEVKDTVVVPISYSKQNGHLSVAAGDVVAIEADAIEGFEEVPGEVSPHPLTPPSMTASTGKSTTATVSFNDEFSWDVSGNNSYFGEFEYEG, from the coding sequence ATGTCAGTAGAAAACCAAGAGCGATGGAGCATCAAGGGAGAGTTCGTCGAGGCCTGCAACTGCTCGGCGCCGTGTCAGTGTCTGTGGAACGAGGCCCCCGACGACGACGAGTGTACCGCAGCCCTCTTCTGGCACATCGATGAGGGCGAGTACGAGGGAGTCGACCTGAGTGGTCTGACGGCGGGCGCCCTCGTCTACGACCAGGGTATCCTCTTCGAGGGTGATTGGGACCTGGTCGTTCTCGTCGACGAACAAGCGACCGACGCACAGGCGGCGGCGCTCGGAGACATCTTCATGGGTCGAGCGGGCGGCGTCATGGGTGCCGTCGCCGAACTCGTCGACGAGGTGAAAGACACGGTGGTCGTGCCCATCAGCTACTCGAAACAGAACGGCCACCTCTCGGTCGCGGCGGGCGACGTCGTGGCGATCGAGGCGGACGCCATCGAGGGGTTCGAGGAGGTACCCGGAGAGGTTTCACCCCATCCGCTCACCCCGCCATCGATGACCGCATCCACCGGCAAATCTACGACGGCGACCGTGTCGTTCAACGACGAGTTCTCCTGGGACGTGTCCGGAAACAACTCCTACTTCGGCGAGTTCGAGTACGAGGGATAG
- a CDS encoding carbohydrate ABC transporter permease: MATSDIEPGSSQRLDKDTRETLVRVVRHALLLTWAFVVFFPLYWLASMSLKPPGEANQLPPDWIFLPTVYNYLQLIQDGEFVAAFANSLLMVGTSVVLVLLIGVPAAYVLSRWDIPMERDILVWILSSRMLPPIAVVLPFFIIFRAFNLFDTRIGMVIMYISINLSLVVWVMKAFFDGIPETLEEAARVDGATQFQGFLKVVLPAAKPGIFSVAIISFIFAWIELLFGLVLTSFEAVPVTLFVYSFIGSRSIEWSMLAAASTAMILPVAIFLIAVNKYLAAGLSFGVVIKE; the protein is encoded by the coding sequence ATGGCGACGTCGGATATCGAGCCGGGGTCGTCCCAGCGCCTCGACAAGGACACGCGTGAGACGCTCGTCCGAGTCGTCCGACACGCCCTGCTCCTGACGTGGGCGTTCGTCGTCTTCTTCCCGCTGTACTGGCTGGCGTCGATGTCGCTGAAACCCCCGGGGGAGGCGAATCAGCTCCCGCCGGACTGGATCTTCCTGCCGACGGTGTACAACTACCTGCAACTGATCCAAGACGGTGAGTTCGTCGCGGCGTTCGCCAACAGCCTCCTCATGGTGGGGACGTCGGTGGTGCTCGTGCTCCTGATCGGCGTGCCGGCCGCGTACGTGCTCTCGCGGTGGGATATCCCGATGGAACGGGACATTCTCGTGTGGATCCTCTCCTCACGGATGCTCCCGCCCATCGCCGTCGTCCTGCCGTTTTTCATCATCTTCCGCGCGTTCAACCTGTTCGACACGCGCATCGGGATGGTCATCATGTACATCAGCATCAACCTCTCGCTGGTGGTGTGGGTGATGAAGGCGTTCTTCGACGGCATTCCCGAGACGCTGGAGGAGGCCGCACGCGTCGACGGTGCGACCCAGTTCCAGGGCTTCCTGAAGGTCGTCCTTCCCGCCGCGAAACCCGGCATCTTCTCGGTCGCGATCATCAGTTTCATCTTCGCGTGGATCGAGCTCCTCTTTGGACTCGTGCTGACGAGCTTCGAGGCCGTGCCGGTGACGCTGTTCGTCTACTCCTTTATCGGCTCGCGCTCGATAGAGTGGTCGATGCTCGCGGCCGCCTCGACCGCGATGATCCTCCCCGTGGCGATCTTCCTCATCGCGGTGAACAAGTACCTCGCGGCCGGTCTCAGCTTCGGTGTGGTGATCAAAGAATGA
- a CDS encoding ABC transporter ATP-binding protein, whose translation MAGITLDDVTKRFGEGGDAVTAVDDVSLDIQDGEFVVFVGPSGSGKSTLMRIVAGLETQSEGDVYIGDALVNQLGPRARDIAMVFQNYALYPNMTVEENMSFGLKMSTDLSKSEINEQVTEAAEMMGIGNLLDNTPGELSGGQQQRVALGRAIVRDPNVFLMDEPLSNLDAKLRTTMRTEINRLQNDLGVTTLYVTHDQTEAMTMGDRLVVLNYGELQQVGTPLECFYRPSNRFVAGFIGSPSMNFFEGQLEAGTLVCDGFDYELSERMRSNVGDRTEVTLGARPEDIALEDDPVDTNGFEVKVDVVEPMGSISYVYIEPVDQSHDRTYVVEVDGQRPITEGERLYAQFPPEDVHLFDTGSGETIHQRKLNEEAKVTLSKQA comes from the coding sequence ATGGCTGGTATCACGTTAGACGACGTCACGAAACGATTCGGGGAGGGCGGCGACGCGGTCACCGCCGTCGACGACGTCTCCCTCGACATTCAAGACGGCGAGTTCGTCGTCTTCGTCGGCCCCTCGGGGTCGGGGAAGTCGACGCTCATGCGCATCGTCGCGGGGCTCGAAACCCAGTCCGAGGGCGACGTGTACATCGGCGACGCGCTCGTCAACCAACTCGGCCCGCGCGCGCGGGACATCGCGATGGTGTTCCAGAACTACGCGCTGTACCCGAACATGACCGTCGAGGAGAACATGTCGTTCGGGCTGAAGATGTCGACGGACCTCTCGAAGAGCGAAATCAACGAGCAGGTGACCGAGGCGGCCGAGATGATGGGCATCGGGAACCTGCTGGACAACACGCCCGGCGAACTCTCGGGCGGACAACAACAGCGCGTCGCGCTCGGGCGGGCCATCGTCCGCGACCCGAACGTGTTCCTGATGGACGAACCGCTGTCGAACCTCGATGCCAAACTGCGGACGACGATGCGGACGGAGATCAACCGCCTGCAGAACGACCTGGGCGTGACGACGCTGTACGTGACGCACGACCAGACCGAAGCGATGACGATGGGCGACCGCCTGGTGGTGTTGAACTACGGCGAACTCCAGCAGGTGGGGACACCCTTGGAGTGCTTCTACCGGCCGTCGAACCGGTTCGTGGCGGGGTTCATCGGGTCGCCGTCGATGAACTTCTTCGAGGGGCAACTCGAAGCGGGGACACTGGTCTGCGACGGGTTCGACTACGAGCTTTCCGAGCGGATGCGGTCGAACGTGGGCGACCGAACGGAGGTGACGCTGGGAGCGCGGCCCGAGGACATCGCCCTCGAGGACGACCCGGTGGACACGAACGGGTTCGAGGTGAAAGTGGACGTGGTCGAGCCGATGGGGAGCATCTCGTACGTGTACATCGAACCGGTCGACCAGAGCCACGACCGGACGTACGTGGTGGAGGTCGACGGGCAGCGTCCCATCACCGAGGGCGAGCGGCTGTACGCGCAGTTCCCGCCCGAGGACGTCCACCTGTTCGATACGGGCTCTGGCGAGACCATCCACCAGCGGAAGCTGAACGAGGAGGCGAAAGTCACACTGAGCAAGCAAGCGTAG